The DNA region GGTTCTCCTTTAAAATGAGTGCTTTTAAACCATTAAATTTACCCTGCATATTACTTGCTCCATCAAAACCTTGTCCTCTCAACTTAGACATGCTCAAATTATATCTAGAAAACATCTTATCAATAGCAGCTTTAAGTGAGAGTGATGTAGTACTGGTAAGATGTTCAATCTCGATAAAGCGTTCATTTACATGTCCACTGCTATCCACATAACGGATAACAACTGACATTTGCTTCTTTGTTGAAACATCACAAGATTCATCAACTAAAATAGAGAACAATGAATCACCAACATCTCTGATAATAACATTAATCGTTTCAGTGGCACAAACACTCACTATGTCCTTCTGAATATCAGGTGATATCAACTTGCAATTTTTAGGATCATTTTTCAATATCACATCATTAACCTCTTTATTACGAACACCTAAAAATTCCAATTGGATGAGAAAGTTACCTGGATTAAGAGAACTTTCAGTTTCATCATGACCTCGAAATGAATGCCCTTGTCGCAACAAAACTCTAATACAATCAATTGAAGCATTGAGACGGATACGATAATCATTCCGCATTTGCTTTGACTGTTTATAAGGTCCTGAAATTAATTATTCTGTAATTTgtcataattagaataattattgagttgtaaattaaaataattatttatgccaaataaattcaagaagtgtgttaaaaaaatgtattttagaatatcggagaattaatgatataaaatacatatagagtttaaataacacacgagagcGAAATAAATACAAACCAGGATTATTGGGCATGTGTTACTATTTTTTTTGTAactaaatatacatatacatacacacaacttTATATTAGAAGGGAAGGAGGAATCGAGAGAAGGAAAGAAAGAACTCATTTCCATTTTCGTCACTTTCAGCACCTTTATATTGGACAAGCCATAACTTTCCCGTCCGGCGTCGAAATCTCAAACGGTTTGCGTGGTTGTCTTCCTTACATCAATAGCTTCATTTTGAACCATGAATCGCTACTTTTGATGCTCGTTTCAGCCCCAATCGAACCCTGTTTTGTGGCTGCTCCTGTTCGAGTTTCTTGTTCGATTTTAGGTGAGCTATTGCTTGGTTTTTCTTAGTTCTTTGGAGTATATTGAGCAAGGATTTGAAGCTTAACTTTTACCTTGTTTTTCTTGCGTTTTCCATCTGGTTTTCAGTTTGGTTTTTGGTCGTGAATAGTCTTTTCCGACGTCATCTCCGGCGAGCATCACCTTGAAACCGATAGCAAGTAGTTAAACTCCGATCTTGGTAAATTTTTGCTAATTCCAGCCTTTGTTGATATATTTATAGGCTGTCCGGGTTTGGGTTTTTACCCATTTTGATTTAAATTGTTTTCGTTATTCGAATAGCGTTCTATTGACGTATTtattggataattgttgtaggtTCGGTCATTGGAAATCTTCAAGATATAATTCAGCGAGCCTATTAATTATGTCGAATCGTTTTGTGTGATATTGAAAGATATTATAGTATGGTTGTTATCATTGGAATTAATCTAAGGATTATCGAGTTGATAATGGTTGGAATTTAAATAATGACGAGTGTGGAATTATTCggcttattttattattttaggc from Primulina tabacum isolate GXHZ01 chromosome 14, ASM2559414v2, whole genome shotgun sequence includes:
- the LOC142523899 gene encoding uncharacterized protein LOC142523899, whose product is MRNDYRIRLNASIDCIRVLLRQGHSFRGHDETESSLNPGNFLIQLEFLGVRNKEVNDVILKNDPKNCKLISPDIQKDIVSVCATETINVIIRDVGDSLFSILVDESCDVSTKKQMSVVIRYVDSSGHVNERFIEIEHLTSTTSLSLKAAIDKMFSRYNLSMSKLRGQGFDGASNMQGKFNGLKALILKENLCAFYIH